One window of Paenibacillus sp. FSL K6-3182 genomic DNA carries:
- a CDS encoding sugar phosphate isomerase/epimerase family protein: MSVNIGNPIGVIVDSFGVGVKEGLKKAKEVGAEGVQIYAVSGEMDPVNLGAAARRELKAYIDSLGLEISALCGDLGGHGFQDKSVNEEKVEKSKRILDLALDLGTTIVTTHIGIVPEDQDGEVFAVMQEACRELNEYANSMKAYFAIETGPETAAHLKGFLDTLGGRGVSVNFDPANMVMVTGDDPAEGVRLLKDYVVHTHVKDGIRRKVVDPRMVYGALGYEPMDHAKIAEMVSTGQFFRELPLGEGNVDFDRYFTALKEIGYNGYLTIEREVGDQPETDIRKAVQFIKSFR; the protein is encoded by the coding sequence ATGTCTGTAAATATCGGAAATCCCATAGGCGTCATTGTAGACAGCTTTGGCGTCGGCGTTAAGGAAGGGCTGAAGAAGGCGAAGGAGGTTGGTGCGGAGGGGGTGCAAATCTATGCCGTTTCAGGCGAGATGGACCCGGTTAATCTCGGCGCTGCCGCCCGCAGGGAGCTGAAGGCTTATATCGATTCATTAGGGCTGGAAATCAGCGCGTTATGCGGCGACCTGGGTGGCCATGGCTTCCAGGATAAATCCGTTAACGAGGAAAAAGTAGAGAAATCAAAGCGGATTCTCGATTTGGCGCTGGACCTCGGCACGACCATTGTAACGACTCATATCGGAATCGTGCCGGAGGATCAAGATGGAGAGGTGTTCGCTGTTATGCAGGAGGCTTGCCGCGAGCTGAATGAATATGCCAATAGCATGAAGGCCTATTTTGCTATCGAGACCGGCCCTGAGACGGCGGCCCATCTGAAAGGTTTTCTGGATACGCTAGGTGGCAGAGGGGTATCTGTCAACTTTGACCCTGCCAATATGGTGATGGTGACGGGGGATGATCCAGCGGAAGGGGTTCGCCTGCTTAAGGATTACGTCGTTCACACCCATGTCAAGGACGGCATACGCCGCAAGGTGGTAGATCCTCGCATGGTATATGGTGCGCTTGGCTATGAGCCGATGGATCATGCCAAAATTGCGGAGATGGTGAGCACGGGACAATTTTTCCGTGAGCTGCCGCTCGGCGAAGGGAATGTTGATTTCGACAGATACTTTACGGCGTTAAAGGAGATTGGATATAATGGCTATCTGACGATCGAACGCGAAGTTGGAGATCAGCCGGAGACCGATATACGCAAAGCGGTTCAATTTATTAAGAGTTTCCGCTAG
- a CDS encoding Gfo/Idh/MocA family oxidoreductase encodes MSNPIRIGVIGAGSISEMHFGSYSKNVDAVLVAVCDLKEERAKAKAEKYNIPNVYTDYNELLANPDIDAVSICTWNNTHAEISIAALKAGKHVLCEKPLSKTVEEARAVEAAVKESGKTLQVGFVRRYASNTRIVKAFLDNGEIGPIYYAKASCIRKLGNPGGWFADVERSGGGPLIDIGVHVIDLCWYLMGKPKVKSISGNTYNRLGNRSNVKNLKFYKAADYDAALNTVEDMANALVRFENGASLLVDVSFTLHAKQDELTVKLYGEKGGVELEPELTLITEKYDTILNATPQIDNLSFEFVQGFQDEINYFVEVCQGKKNTISPVQDGVEIMKILCGVYESATLGKEIHFD; translated from the coding sequence ATGAGCAATCCTATTCGAATTGGCGTAATCGGAGCTGGCTCCATATCAGAAATGCACTTTGGCTCCTACAGCAAAAACGTGGATGCCGTGCTGGTCGCTGTCTGCGACTTGAAGGAAGAACGGGCGAAGGCAAAGGCGGAGAAATATAACATTCCTAACGTTTACACCGACTACAACGAGCTGCTGGCGAACCCCGATATTGATGCGGTCAGCATCTGTACTTGGAACAACACCCATGCGGAGATCAGTATCGCCGCTCTGAAGGCAGGAAAGCATGTGCTTTGCGAGAAGCCGCTCAGCAAAACGGTGGAGGAGGCACGAGCGGTTGAAGCGGCTGTCAAGGAATCCGGCAAGACGCTGCAGGTAGGATTTGTCCGCCGCTATGCCTCCAATACGCGGATTGTAAAAGCATTTTTGGACAATGGTGAAATCGGCCCGATTTATTACGCCAAAGCTTCATGCATACGCAAGCTGGGCAACCCTGGAGGCTGGTTCGCTGATGTGGAGCGCTCCGGCGGCGGTCCGCTGATCGATATCGGCGTTCACGTCATCGATCTTTGCTGGTATTTGATGGGCAAGCCCAAAGTTAAATCCATTAGCGGCAACACCTACAACCGTTTAGGCAACCGCTCCAATGTGAAAAACTTGAAGTTCTACAAGGCAGCCGATTATGATGCAGCACTGAACACGGTTGAGGACATGGCCAATGCGCTGGTACGCTTTGAGAACGGGGCGTCGCTGCTGGTTGATGTCAGCTTTACGCTGCATGCGAAGCAGGATGAGCTGACGGTAAAGCTCTATGGCGAGAAAGGCGGTGTCGAGCTGGAGCCAGAGCTGACTTTAATTACAGAGAAGTATGACACGATTCTGAACGCCACGCCACAAATTGACAATCTCTCATTCGAATTTGTGCAGGGCTTCCAAGACGAAATAAATTACTTTGTTGAAGTTTGCCAAGGGAAGAAAAACACGATCAGTCCAGTGCAGGACGGCGTTGAAATCATGAAAATACTTTGCGGCGTGTACGAGTCGGCGACTCTAGGCAAGGAAATCCATTTCGACTAG
- a CDS encoding FAD-dependent oxidoreductase, with protein sequence MEREAMADIVVVGGSTGGVAAALAAAKSGKTVIMTEETDWIGGQLTSQAVPPDEHPWIESFGCTRSYRRFREDIRAYYRDAFPLTTAARENEQLNPGGGTVSRLCHEPRAALAVLERQLAPYVHSGQLTILRRHVPVNAHCDGDAIVSVTVKSMDSGNTVLLKAPYFLDATECGDLLPLAGVEYVTGAEAREETGEPHAVEGEALPQDMQGFTYCFAIDYLEGEDHTIPKPELYDFWKEYKADFWPDRLLSWTGVKPATMQPVQYGLFPGEGAFSLFKYRQIAEKEHYVQGTYNSSISLVNWPQNDYWLGSIIDVKPEDRERHLSEAKQLSLSLLYWMQTEAPRPDGGKGYPGLRLRPDVVGTEDGLAMYPYVRESRRIKAEFTILEQHVATESRPDGRAEYFSDSVGIGCYRIDLHPSTENQPYIDISSLPFQIPLGSLIPVRVNNLLAACKNIGTTHITNGCYRLHPVEWNIGEAAGYCASFCLDRGLSPSDVRSSETELAAYQRFLAAEGIELEWPSLRAV encoded by the coding sequence ATGGAACGAGAAGCAATGGCCGACATCGTAGTTGTAGGAGGAAGCACGGGAGGAGTTGCGGCGGCGCTGGCAGCGGCGAAGTCGGGCAAAACCGTTATCATGACCGAGGAGACGGATTGGATCGGCGGTCAATTAACGAGTCAGGCGGTTCCGCCTGACGAGCATCCCTGGATCGAGTCCTTCGGCTGCACCCGGAGCTATCGCCGCTTTCGCGAGGATATCCGCGCTTATTACCGGGATGCTTTTCCACTCACGACAGCGGCGCGAGAGAACGAACAGCTAAACCCAGGTGGCGGTACAGTCAGCCGTTTATGTCACGAGCCACGCGCCGCTCTTGCCGTTTTGGAACGCCAGCTTGCTCCTTATGTACATAGCGGGCAGCTGACGATATTGCGCCGCCATGTTCCAGTAAACGCCCATTGCGATGGCGATGCCATCGTCTCGGTGACGGTTAAAAGCATGGACAGCGGAAATACGGTGCTGCTGAAGGCTCCATATTTTCTCGACGCTACGGAATGCGGCGACCTGCTTCCGCTGGCCGGCGTTGAATACGTTACAGGTGCGGAAGCACGTGAAGAGACCGGGGAGCCTCATGCTGTAGAAGGAGAGGCGCTGCCCCAAGATATGCAGGGCTTTACCTATTGCTTCGCCATCGATTATCTGGAAGGCGAGGATCATACGATTCCAAAGCCAGAGCTCTATGATTTCTGGAAGGAATACAAGGCGGATTTCTGGCCGGATCGCCTGCTAAGCTGGACCGGCGTCAAGCCGGCAACGATGCAGCCGGTTCAGTACGGTCTTTTCCCTGGCGAAGGCGCTTTTTCGCTGTTCAAATATCGTCAAATCGCTGAGAAGGAGCACTACGTTCAAGGGACTTACAACAGTTCTATTTCGCTGGTCAACTGGCCGCAGAACGATTATTGGCTGGGCTCTATTATCGATGTGAAGCCGGAAGATAGGGAGCGTCACTTAAGCGAGGCGAAGCAGCTCAGCCTGTCGCTGCTTTATTGGATGCAGACAGAGGCTCCTCGCCCGGATGGGGGGAAAGGTTACCCTGGGCTAAGGCTTCGTCCCGATGTGGTGGGGACAGAGGATGGGCTTGCCATGTATCCGTATGTTCGGGAGTCGCGCCGAATCAAGGCGGAGTTTACGATTTTGGAGCAGCATGTTGCAACGGAAAGCCGTCCTGACGGCCGTGCGGAATATTTCTCGGATTCAGTGGGCATCGGCTGTTACCGCATTGATCTGCATCCCAGCACGGAAAATCAGCCCTATATAGATATATCGTCGCTGCCGTTCCAGATTCCTTTGGGCAGTCTCATCCCGGTAAGAGTGAACAATCTGCTTGCTGCTTGTAAAAATATCGGAACCACTCATATTACAAACGGCTGCTACCGGCTTCATCCGGTGGAATGGAATATTGGCGAGGCAGCGGGCTATTGTGCCAGCTTCTGCTTGGATCGCGGCTTGTCGCCAAGCGATGTCCGTTCTTCGGAGACAGAGCTTGCCGCTTACCAGAGGTTTCTGGCTGCAGAGGGCATCGAGCTGGAATGGCCTTCGCTGCGCGCAGTTTAA
- a CDS encoding sugar phosphate isomerase/epimerase family protein: MKLSLSMWSMHRTVRENGWKVLDFLSFCKDEGIEDVELLNVFWKDVLEELPSVLAFVRDNGIKVSSYAVANDFVKATEEERAGALKEITDAYPVAKILGTNVIRVFSGNLSDIATYEEALDWIVDGLKEAAAVAEKDGLVLCLENHGKLAGSGEQVKTIIDRVGSPALRSTFDTGNFLLVDEHPTAALETLLPYVSHVHFKDFEMREDGRYKSLGGKAFEGINLGDGDVELEKIVNKLVENGYRGAFVLEYEGVGSEAEGIRRSYDYFETII; this comes from the coding sequence ATGAAGCTGTCACTTAGCATGTGGAGCATGCACAGAACCGTGAGAGAAAACGGATGGAAGGTGCTGGATTTTCTATCCTTTTGCAAGGATGAAGGGATTGAGGATGTCGAGCTGTTGAATGTGTTCTGGAAGGACGTTCTGGAGGAACTGCCAAGCGTGCTTGCATTTGTGAGAGATAATGGCATCAAGGTGTCCAGCTACGCGGTAGCCAATGATTTCGTCAAGGCAACCGAGGAGGAAAGAGCAGGGGCGCTGAAGGAGATTACGGATGCCTACCCTGTTGCGAAGATACTGGGAACAAACGTCATCCGCGTGTTCTCCGGTAACCTTAGCGACATTGCAACCTACGAAGAAGCGCTGGACTGGATTGTGGATGGACTGAAAGAAGCTGCTGCGGTCGCTGAGAAGGATGGCTTGGTTCTCTGTTTGGAAAACCACGGAAAGTTAGCGGGAAGCGGCGAGCAGGTCAAAACGATCATCGATCGGGTTGGTTCTCCGGCTCTGCGATCCACGTTTGACACAGGCAATTTTCTGCTCGTAGACGAGCATCCGACAGCCGCGCTTGAGACGCTGCTCCCCTATGTCTCGCATGTTCATTTCAAGGATTTTGAAATGCGTGAAGACGGGCGCTACAAGTCTCTCGGAGGCAAAGCTTTTGAAGGAATCAACCTAGGAGACGGCGATGTTGAATTGGAGAAAATCGTGAACAAGCTGGTGGAGAATGGATACCGCGGAGCGTTTGTTCTTGAATATGAAGGTGTAGGCAGCGAGGCGGAAGGCATTCGGCGCAGCTATGACTATTTTGAAACCATTATTTAA
- a CDS encoding ABC transporter substrate-binding protein — protein sequence MRKNKFVAKTLLLIVLAFAMVISACGNGDNKGTNAGNDGKTAEGKSGNSSGELKPVELVMVFPVGGEPKDLKLVQDEINKMTKAKINATVKLVPIGFGAWAQQKTLMMSGNEQVDLIVSGLGTYSQDVAKGQLLELDGYLTDKGQGVTEALDSLDPAFLNATRIDGKIYAVPSIRDLAADYGITMRKDLVEKYNIDTAAIKSLDDLDAVFKTIKDNEPDMIPTVKYGTSILDIYVLSYFDNLGEGFGVLPGYDNNLKVVNMYETPEYAEMLNTVRRWNQAGYIAKDAATSTETQYNLVKSGKAFSFISHMKPGIETQESRSTGKEMVSVHFKPAATATTNIISIMWSIARNSKDPERAMMLLNMMYTDKDFINLLDYGIENKHYVKISDNVIDYPQGVDATNSGYNLQMGWMFGNQSLSHIWNGDDPELWNQLAEFNRNAVKSKALGFTFNADAVKTEIAAVTNVQNQYKIALETGTVDPVSKLPEFNKQLKAAGIDKIIAEKQKQLDAWAAAKK from the coding sequence ATGAGAAAAAACAAGTTTGTAGCAAAAACGCTTCTCTTAATCGTACTAGCTTTCGCAATGGTGATCAGTGCATGCGGCAATGGAGACAACAAGGGCACTAATGCAGGCAACGACGGGAAAACAGCAGAAGGAAAAAGCGGCAACAGCAGCGGGGAGCTTAAGCCTGTTGAGCTAGTTATGGTATTTCCGGTCGGGGGCGAGCCTAAGGATCTAAAGCTGGTGCAGGACGAAATCAACAAAATGACAAAAGCAAAAATCAATGCGACAGTAAAGCTGGTACCTATCGGCTTTGGCGCATGGGCTCAGCAGAAGACGCTAATGATGTCGGGTAATGAACAGGTGGATTTGATTGTAAGCGGACTTGGAACCTACAGCCAAGATGTAGCTAAAGGGCAGCTGCTTGAGCTTGACGGATATTTGACTGATAAAGGACAAGGGGTAACGGAAGCGCTAGATTCCCTTGATCCGGCTTTCTTAAATGCGACGAGAATTGATGGGAAAATATATGCAGTACCAAGCATCAGGGATTTGGCAGCAGATTATGGCATTACGATGCGTAAGGATTTGGTTGAAAAATATAACATTGATACTGCCGCAATTAAATCATTGGATGATTTGGACGCTGTATTCAAAACAATTAAAGATAATGAACCGGATATGATTCCGACAGTTAAGTATGGAACATCTATTCTCGATATTTACGTTCTTAGCTACTTTGATAACTTGGGCGAAGGCTTTGGCGTGCTTCCAGGCTATGACAATAACCTGAAGGTTGTTAATATGTATGAGACGCCAGAATATGCAGAAATGCTGAACACAGTAAGAAGATGGAATCAAGCAGGTTATATTGCCAAGGATGCAGCTACAAGCACAGAAACGCAATATAACTTAGTGAAATCAGGCAAAGCATTCTCGTTCATATCCCATATGAAGCCGGGTATTGAGACGCAGGAATCAAGATCTACAGGCAAAGAGATGGTATCTGTACATTTCAAACCTGCGGCAACAGCGACGACTAATATCATATCGATCATGTGGAGTATTGCAAGAAACTCGAAGGACCCTGAGAGAGCGATGATGCTGCTGAATATGATGTATACCGATAAAGACTTCATCAACCTGCTGGATTACGGGATTGAGAACAAACATTACGTGAAGATTTCCGACAATGTCATTGATTACCCGCAAGGCGTGGATGCCACAAACTCAGGCTACAACCTGCAAATGGGCTGGATGTTTGGCAACCAATCGCTTTCACACATTTGGAATGGCGATGATCCAGAGCTTTGGAATCAGCTGGCTGAATTTAATAGAAACGCCGTGAAATCAAAAGCGCTTGGCTTTACTTTTAATGCAGATGCCGTCAAAACAGAAATTGCGGCAGTAACGAATGTGCAAAACCAGTACAAAATTGCATTGGAGACCGGAACGGTCGATCCTGTTTCGAAGCTGCCTGAATTCAATAAACAGCTGAAAGCAGCGGGAATAGATAAGATTATCGCAGAGAAACAAAAACAGCTGGACGCTTGGGCGGCAGCTAAAAAATAG
- a CDS encoding carbohydrate ABC transporter permease: MQASGKLYQWIINIVMLVFTFFCIMPFWLLFSASLTDDMELVRSGYAFFPDKISFSAYHYLWNSSSDIIRAYSITVLTTIIGTTLGLTLTAMVAYPLSRLEMPFRNTLAFYVFFTMLFNGGLVPTYLLYTNYFDLKNTMLALIIPGLLMNGFFIILMRTFFASSIPTAIIESAYIDGAREWKIFYRIVLPLSTPVLATVGLFYTILYWNDWFNGLIYLTDSHYYSLQNLLNRILLDVQFLQSSTQAGSRNADIGANIPLAPMRMAMAAIGVIPLLIAYPFFQKYFVKGLTIGAVKG, encoded by the coding sequence ATGCAAGCATCGGGGAAGCTCTATCAATGGATCATTAATATCGTTATGCTAGTGTTCACTTTTTTCTGCATCATGCCGTTCTGGCTGCTGTTCTCCGCCTCCCTTACCGATGATATGGAGCTTGTTCGCAGCGGTTATGCGTTTTTCCCTGATAAAATAAGCTTCTCCGCATACCACTATTTGTGGAACAGCTCTTCTGACATTATAAGGGCATACAGCATTACGGTTTTAACGACTATAATTGGTACGACGCTTGGACTTACGCTTACTGCGATGGTCGCTTATCCGCTTTCGCGTCTAGAAATGCCGTTTCGCAATACGCTCGCATTTTATGTATTTTTTACGATGTTGTTTAACGGAGGTCTTGTACCGACGTACTTGCTATACACCAACTATTTTGATTTAAAAAATACGATGCTGGCCTTAATTATACCGGGCCTTTTGATGAACGGATTTTTTATCATATTGATGAGAACCTTTTTTGCAAGCTCAATTCCGACAGCGATTATTGAATCCGCCTACATCGACGGGGCAAGGGAATGGAAAATATTTTACCGGATCGTATTGCCGCTCTCGACGCCGGTGCTTGCTACAGTAGGATTATTTTACACCATTTTATATTGGAATGACTGGTTTAATGGCTTAATCTATCTTACAGATAGTCATTATTATAGCCTTCAAAACCTTCTCAATCGGATATTGCTGGACGTACAGTTTTTACAATCTTCTACGCAAGCAGGCAGCCGTAATGCAGATATTGGAGCGAATATTCCACTTGCGCCAATGCGGATGGCAATGGCCGCAATTGGGGTCATTCCACTGTTGATCGCCTATCCGTTTTTCCAAAAGTATTTCGTTAAAGGTCTGACGATTGGTGCTGTTAAAGGATAA
- a CDS encoding ABC transporter permease subunit — protein MKQVSLKTKKKAAFASEMRKVKKYRALVLMALPGLLYLLINNYLPMFGIVIAFKDINFAKGIMGSDWIGFKNFEYLFKTTDAYIITRNTLLYNITFILLNTGIALALAIMLNEIRKRFLSRLYQTLILLPFLISMVIVGYLVLGFLDVENGFMNKTLLPTMGIDPISWYSETKYWPWILTLVSVWKGVGNLCIIYLAAIIGIDNEYYEAATIDGANRWQQITKITLPLVSPVITIMTLLAIGRIFYSDFGLFFQVPLNTGALMPVTNTIDTYVYRALINLGDIGMSSAAGLYQAFVGFILVILSNAVVRKYNKDNALF, from the coding sequence ATGAAGCAGGTCTCATTGAAGACGAAGAAGAAAGCAGCATTCGCATCGGAGATGAGAAAGGTTAAGAAATACCGTGCCCTCGTGCTGATGGCGCTGCCTGGCCTTTTGTACCTGCTGATTAACAACTATTTGCCGATGTTCGGAATCGTGATCGCATTTAAGGACATCAATTTTGCCAAAGGAATTATGGGCAGTGACTGGATTGGCTTTAAAAACTTTGAGTATTTGTTCAAAACAACGGACGCTTACATCATTACAAGAAATACGCTGCTTTATAATATTACCTTTATCCTGCTGAATACGGGGATTGCATTAGCGCTTGCGATAATGCTTAATGAAATTCGCAAACGTTTCTTATCAAGGCTGTATCAGACGCTAATCCTGCTTCCCTTTCTAATCTCAATGGTTATTGTCGGCTATCTGGTGCTCGGCTTCCTCGATGTTGAGAACGGATTCATGAACAAAACCTTGCTTCCGACGATGGGGATTGATCCTATCTCTTGGTATAGTGAGACCAAGTATTGGCCATGGATTTTAACGCTCGTAAGCGTGTGGAAAGGCGTAGGCAATTTGTGCATCATTTATTTGGCAGCGATCATCGGCATCGATAATGAGTATTACGAGGCAGCAACGATCGACGGAGCTAACCGGTGGCAGCAAATTACGAAGATTACGCTTCCGCTCGTATCGCCGGTTATTACGATTATGACCTTGCTCGCCATTGGACGCATTTTCTACTCCGATTTCGGCTTATTCTTCCAAGTTCCGCTTAACACAGGCGCGCTGATGCCAGTTACGAATACGATTGATACCTATGTTTATCGAGCATTGATTAACCTCGGCGACATCGGGATGTCCTCGGCTGCAGGTTTGTACCAAGCATTTGTCGGTTTCATTTTGGTCATTTTATCGAATGCGGTCGTACGAAAATACAACAAAGACAACGCGTTGTTTTAG